From the genome of Nicotiana tabacum cultivar K326 chromosome 17, ASM71507v2, whole genome shotgun sequence:
CAATTGTGTAGCTGGGAATATAGGGCTAAAGAATGACTCTCTGAAGCGTACTCAGCATTCAGCAGATTGCTCAGACGATGAAGCTTCTTCAATAACCAGCAGGGAGGAGGGACTTGAGTGCCCAATATGCTGGGAATCCTTTAACATTGTTGAAAACGTACCCTATGTTCTATGGTGCGGCCATACACTTTGTAAAAACTGCATCCTAGGACTACAATGGGCTGTTGTGAAGTTCCCTACTTTGCCGCTCCAGCTTCCACTGTTTATAGCTTGTCCCTGGTGCAATATGTTATCCCTTCGTTTGGTTTATAGAGGGACCCTTAAGTTTCCTCGTAAGAACTTCTTTCTTCTCTGGATGCTTGAGAGCATGAATGGTGACAGAACAAAGTCTCATAATTCATCTTGTGGGGATCATCAAACAACAGCCTGGCCATCATGTACAAAATTCCTAGGAAGTACAGCAAGCCAGTCTAACCGACAGAGGGGACAGTATGTTCATCACCCAGAATCATCAGGCTCGAACCATGATCACAATTACATCAGTGGTTCTCTTGCTATTGAGAGACTTCATTCTTCTCTTCGCAAGTCTCTTGTTTTCTTCGTTCATTTGACAGCCAAGTTTCCTCTGGTGGTTGTATTTCTCCTGATCATCATGTATGCTATACCAGCCAGTGCAGCAATCTTGGCCTTGTACATGCTCATCACCGTTTTGTTTGCTCTCCCCTCTTTTCTAATTCTGTACTTTGCATATCCCAGTTTGGATTGGCTGGTTCGAGAAATCATCACCTGAAATGCTATTTTTGTTCTCTTGATCATGTGGGACCAAAAATTTGTGTTAGAAAGCAGCAATTCAGTTGAGTGCATCTTAATTGAATGCATAATTTGACGACATTTCTGGCATCAGTGCTCGTTGTAAATTCTTTGTTTCAAGTCATTTTGGCCAAGAATTATCTAATATCGTGGTTGGGTATGCCATTCGGTAACTGTCAGGTTGTAATGAAACAAATTGGTTCTAGTTATTGTTAATACAAGTAATTTTGACAAGGAGACCAGCTGTATTTCCACAGTATCTGTATCATCATTTGGTAACCACTGTCTGAAGATCTTGTGACTAGTTTTTGGccaatattgtcccttatctttgagggtaggtctattttggtctCTTAAATATAGccctgagcatatttagtcccttaagtatgtTAAAGTGAAGCACCTTTAGTCTCAATGACACAATGTGTTAAAAAACCAACAGTGTTATccaactctgattcatgaagcaaatcttcTGTTCTGAAGCAAAAggtttcctctccttttattggataacgcaaattatcactttaattcctcatttttagataatgtcttctaaaatttcGACCTTGAAAATATCTCCTTTTGTGccagttttcaatgagaaaatgacattgtatagccgttgtaaaaataatagccgaaaaaatatataaaatttatatattttttgtatatatatatttatttatatatttttcgctaccagatgtaaataatttctggcacgggctaaaagtgataatacaacTTGGTTATTGTTTTGCTTCAATAATATGCCTAGAAGTGATCTTGGCAGctctatttcttttttcaaattttaacttttctttttggaaaaatcaaccgaaatttttaaatgtatatatatacaaattttatacattttttcggctattatttttgcagcggttatacaatgtcattttctcattgaaaactggcacagaaggggatattttcaaggtccaaattttagaagacattatctaaaaatgagaaattaaagtgataatttgtgttatccaataaaaggagaggaaacgTTTTGCTTCAGAGCAGGagatttgcttcatgaatcagagttgggtaacaccgttagtttttgaaCATATTGTGTCGTTGAGACTAAAGGTGCTtcactttagcatacttaagggactaaatagctcagggttatatttgagggaccaaaatagacctaccctcaaagataagggacaatattCGTAAAAAAACTCGTTTTttcttatccaaaaaaaaaaggatcTTGTGCCTGTGCTTTTGAACGTATACTCAAATGGATGCCCAATTGCTATCCTGAGTTTCTTTCTGTTATGCATCTCATTCTCATCTTTGTTTGTATAAATAACCAAATTACATGGTCTTTTCTTGCCTTTGATTTGGACATAAGGAGCCACTGAAAGATCTTCAACTGCACAACCCATCCAGTTTAGCTGGATAGTCATGGAAATGTGGTGGCTCAACGGTGTTAATCAAGATTATAAGTAAACAGTTACCTCGATTTTCCTAAGTAACCACAAGCAGGggcggattcaggatttaaattCTATGCGGTTCGGCCTTTAAGATTTTTAGCATGGAACtcattatattttaaagttatgagttcaaatCTACTATTTGTTATTGTTGCGACAAGATTCTACTCCTATTTATGGTTGAGAATTCTGTAATCTCTGTAGCAGTTAAGAATTAAAGTGATATACATGTTACTTAATCATGGTTAAGTGATTAATGTGTATGAAAGACACATTTTATATTTATTGAAGTTTTTAGTGTTTAGGAGTGGATTCGCTTGGGAAAAGATACCGTAGAAAACAAAATGTATCATTGGCGAAGCTTTTCAATCCCAAATAAACAGCTTCAGGTTGATTCCCAGAACGGTGAAATATTCTTACTACGATTAAATCTTCGATTGCGTTTCTCGAAAGATCATTCAAAAACAAAATTCTCATTATGGCAGACTATACGCTCAACGCGTTTTACAAAAAGGGgatataatttttcttttactCTCTATTGTACTTCTACGTCATGCGCGCTCTTACCAGTATAAGTAGATATAGTGTTGGTATAAATTTTTAATATCActttaatactttgtttggttagcaaacttGGTATAAGTTATTCCAAGATTAAAATTAGTACcgagataacttataccttgtagGGGGTGAGGTAATTAGTGTcgagataacttataccttcttcttacagattatgcaattatcatttttaatacaacataccaaacagtggATAAAAAACAATACCAGGATAACTAATCTCGGCATAACTACTCCCAGCATAACTTATtccagcataacttatcccagCATAAAccgtattcaaaccaaacgactccttaatactttgtttggttagcaaacctgATATAAGTAAGCCCGAGATTAAAATTagtaccgggataacttataacTTGTAGGGGTAGGGTAATTAGTGTCGGGATAACTTATactttcttcttagaaattatgcaattatcatttttaatacaacataccaaacagtggATAAAAAACAATACCAGGATAACTAATCTCGGCATAACTACTCCCAGCATAACTTATtccagcataacttatcccagCATAAAccgtattcaaaccaaacgactccttaatactttgtttggttagcaaacctgATATAAGTAAGCCCGGGATTAAAATTagtaccgggataacttataacTTGTAGGGGTAGGGTAATTAGTGTCGGGATAACTTATactttcttcttagaaattatgcaattatcatttttaatacaacataccaaacagttGACAAAAAACAATATCAGGATaactaatctcagcataactaatCACAGCATAACTTATCCCAGCGTAAGtcgtattcaaaccaaacgactcCTTGCTTGTGTAATTTCTcaagtgtaacaa
Proteins encoded in this window:
- the LOC107777864 gene encoding uncharacterized protein LOC107777864; protein product: MWNFASNCVAGNIGLKNDSLKRTQHSADCSDDEASSITSREEGLECPICWESFNIVENVPYVLWCGHTLCKNCILGLQWAVVKFPTLPLQLPLFIACPWCNMLSLRLVYRGTLKFPRKNFFLLWMLESMNGDRTKSHNSSCGDHQTTAWPSCTKFLGSTASQSNRQRGQYVHHPESSGSNHDHNYISGSLAIERLHSSLRKSLVFFVHLTAKFPLVVVFLLIIMYAIPASAAILALYMLITVLFALPSFLILYFAYPSLDWLVREIIT